A single region of the Candidatus Binatia bacterium genome encodes:
- a CDS encoding DUF2804 domain-containing protein yields MKDEIEQPTLLCTPSGSLSPDAVGWSRRPLHRCNLSRHFLRKKRWNYWAIQTEQFFFCCGLAHLDYAANAFVYLVDVRRKLVIEKSFTRLFGRGCKLGESVDSPAFFRTRRMTFSESHDEPGATSLLVTCDRFDGADRLSAAVRVIYPEDFETLGVVVPMDHKHFQYTSKHVAVPVAARVRIGRREIPFEGVEAFACLDFGRGVWPRRTRWNWGAASGYVDDANVGINLGGSWTDGTGATENAISIDGRLVKIHEDLEWRYDNVNFLAPWRVRAPLSGDVDLLFEPIVERRAATDVLVVRSRVHQVFGIWSGTVRDENGRTIEIPYLFGWAEEHVAVW; encoded by the coding sequence GTGAAGGACGAGATCGAGCAACCGACCCTTCTCTGCACGCCTTCCGGATCCCTTAGCCCCGACGCCGTCGGCTGGAGCCGAAGGCCTCTGCATCGCTGCAACCTGTCGCGCCACTTCCTTCGCAAGAAGCGGTGGAACTACTGGGCGATCCAGACCGAACAGTTCTTCTTCTGCTGCGGGCTTGCGCACCTCGACTATGCGGCCAACGCGTTCGTCTATCTCGTCGACGTCCGGCGCAAGCTCGTCATCGAAAAAAGCTTCACGCGCCTGTTCGGGCGCGGCTGCAAACTCGGCGAAAGCGTCGACTCGCCGGCATTTTTCCGGACCCGCAGAATGACGTTCTCGGAATCGCACGACGAGCCGGGCGCGACCTCCTTGCTGGTCACGTGCGACCGCTTCGACGGCGCCGACCGCCTGTCGGCGGCCGTTCGCGTGATCTATCCCGAGGACTTCGAAACTCTCGGCGTCGTCGTGCCGATGGACCACAAGCACTTCCAGTACACGTCCAAGCACGTCGCCGTGCCCGTGGCCGCGCGCGTGCGCATCGGGCGCAGGGAAATTCCCTTCGAAGGCGTCGAGGCTTTCGCGTGCCTGGATTTCGGCCGCGGCGTCTGGCCGCGCCGCACGCGCTGGAACTGGGGCGCCGCCTCCGGCTACGTCGACGATGCCAACGTCGGCATCAATCTCGGCGGATCATGGACTGACGGCACCGGTGCCACCGAGAACGCAATTTCCATCGACGGGCGCCTCGTCAAGATCCACGAGGACCTCGAGTGGCGCTACGACAACGTCAACTTCCTCGCGCCGTGGCGCGTGCGCGCGCCTCTCAGCGGCGACGTCGACCTGCTCTTCGAGCCGATCGTCGAGCGAAGGGCCGCAACCGACGTCCTTGTCGTGCGCTCGCGCGTCCACCAGGTCTTCGGCATCTGGTCGGGCACGGTGCGCGACGAAAACGGCAGGACGATCGAGATTCCCTACCTGTTCGGCTGGGCAGAAGAGCACGTCGCAGTCTGGTAG
- a CDS encoding toxin-antitoxin system, toxin component, HicA family protein, producing the protein MKRRVLEKRLRNLGWRLLRHGSRHDVWTDGQREEAVPRHVEIHEALAHAILRRATPRS; encoded by the coding sequence GTGAAGCGTCGCGTCCTGGAGAAGCGCCTGCGAAACCTCGGCTGGAGGCTGCTCCGGCACGGCAGCAGGCACGACGTGTGGACGGATGGCCAGCGGGAAGAAGCTGTGCCGCGCCACGTGGAGATCCATGAGGCGCTGGCCCACGCGATCCTTCGCCGCGCGACGCCAAGGAGCTGA